In one window of Solanum pennellii chromosome 2, SPENNV200 DNA:
- the LOC107008773 gene encoding uncharacterized protein LOC107008773, whose translation MDLPAEELQFLTIPDIFQESISIPKRSPKTFYLITLTLLFPLSFAILAHSLFTHPILTQLQENPNSSHASQWTKLIVFQFFYLLFLFAFSLLSTAAVVFTVASIYTAKPVSFSSTLAAIPSVFKRLFITFIWVSLSMLAYNTVFLIFLVLLIVAADTQNVVLFLFSFLVVFILFLVVHVYFSALWHLASVVSVLEPIYGIGAMKKSYQLLKGKTGMAFFFVFGYLSICGVINGFFGSVVVHGGDNYGVISRILIGGFLVGVLVIVNLVGLLMQSVFYYVCKSYHHQEIDKTALYDHLGGYLGEYVPLKSSVQMENLEGGPSTP comes from the coding sequence ATGGATCTACCAGCAGAAGAGCTTCAATTCTTGACTATTCCTGATATTTTTCAAGAATCAATCTCCATACCTAAGAGATCTCCAAAAACATTCTACCTTATTACCCTTACTTTACTATTTCCTTTATCTTTTGCAATCTTGGCTCATTCTTTGTTCACTCATCCAATCCTTACTCAGCTTCAAGAAAACCCAAATTCATCTCATGCTTCTCAATGGACAAAGCTCAttgtttttcagtttttttatttgcttttcTTGTTTGCTTTCTCTTTGCTTTCAACTGCTGCTGTTGTTTTCACTGTAGCATCAATTTACACTGCAAAGCCTGTGTCTTTTTCATCTACCTTAGCTGCAATTCCCAGTGTTTTCAAGAGGCTTTTTATTACCTTCATATGGGTTTCTCTTTCTATGTTGGCTTATAatactgttttcttgatttttcttgtgCTTCTCATTGTAGCAGCAGATACCCAGAATGTGGTTTTGttccttttctcctttttggTTGTCTTTATACTCTTTCTTGTAGTTCATGTTTACTTCAGCGCATTGTGGCATTTGGCCAGTGTGGTGTCTGTTCTTGAGCCTATTTATGGTATAGGAGCTATGAAGAAGAGCTATCAGTTGTTGAAAGGGAAGACAGGAATGgcatttttctttgtttttggaTATTTGTCTATTTGTGGGGTAATTAATGGGTTTTTTGGGTCTGTTGTGGTTCATGGAGGTGATAATTATGGTGTGATTTCAAGGATTTTGATTGGTGGGTTCTTGGTTGGAGTATTGGTGATTGTGAATCTTGTGGGGCTTTTGATGCAAAGTGTGTTTTACTATGTTTGCAAGAGCTACCATCATCAAGAGATAGATAAGACTGCTCTCTATGATCATCTTGGTGGATACCTTGGGGAATATGTGCCTCTGAAAAGCAGCGTGCAGATGGAGAACTTAGAAGGCGGTCCCTCGACGCCATGA